The following are from one region of the Streptomyces decoyicus genome:
- a CDS encoding quinone-dependent dihydroorotate dehydrogenase: MYRLFFHLIFKRMDPEQAHHLAFRWIQLAVRLPVLRTFLAAALAPRYKELRTEALGRRMHGPFGLAAGFDKNAVAIDGMTMLGFDHVEIGTVTAQPQPGNPKKRLFRLVPDRALINRMGFNNDGSASVAARLAARNPVFPATVGVNIGKTKVVPEAEATADYVTSTERLARHADYLVVNVSSPNTPGLRNLQAVDHLRPLLTAVREAADRTVTERRVPLLVKIAPDLADADVDAVADLALELGLDGIIATNTTIAREGLGLTSDPRLVAETGGLSGAPVKGRSLEVLRRLYARVGDRITLIGVGGIENAEDAWQRILAGATLVQGYSAFIYQGPFWCRAIHKGLAARLRNSPYATLADAVGAEHKKVTA, from the coding sequence GCCTTCCGCTGGATCCAGCTGGCCGTGCGCCTCCCCGTGCTGCGCACCTTCCTGGCGGCCGCCCTCGCGCCCCGCTACAAGGAGCTGCGCACCGAGGCCCTGGGCCGCCGGATGCACGGTCCCTTCGGTCTGGCCGCCGGCTTCGACAAGAACGCCGTCGCCATCGACGGGATGACCATGCTCGGCTTTGACCACGTCGAGATCGGCACGGTCACCGCCCAGCCGCAGCCCGGCAACCCCAAGAAGCGCCTGTTCCGGCTCGTACCGGACCGCGCGCTGATCAACCGGATGGGGTTCAACAACGACGGCTCCGCGTCCGTGGCGGCCCGTCTGGCCGCCCGCAACCCCGTCTTCCCGGCCACCGTCGGCGTGAACATCGGCAAGACCAAGGTCGTCCCGGAGGCCGAGGCCACCGCCGACTACGTCACCTCCACCGAGCGCCTCGCCCGGCACGCCGACTACCTGGTGGTCAACGTCTCCTCCCCGAACACCCCGGGGCTGCGCAACCTCCAGGCCGTCGACCACCTGCGCCCGCTGCTGACGGCCGTGCGCGAGGCCGCCGACCGTACGGTCACCGAGCGCCGGGTCCCGCTGCTGGTCAAGATCGCTCCCGACCTCGCCGACGCGGACGTGGACGCGGTCGCCGACCTGGCCCTCGAGCTGGGCCTGGACGGGATCATCGCCACCAACACCACCATCGCCCGCGAGGGCCTCGGCCTGACCTCCGACCCCCGGCTGGTCGCCGAGACCGGCGGACTCTCCGGCGCGCCCGTCAAGGGGCGCTCCCTGGAGGTCCTGCGCCGCCTCTACGCCCGGGTCGGCGACCGGATCACCCTCATCGGGGTGGGCGGCATCGAGAACGCCGAGGACGCCTGGCAGCGCATCCTCGCCGGCGCCACCCTCGTCCAGGGCTACAGCGCCTTCATCTACCAGGGCCCGTTCTGGTGCCGCGCGATCCACAAGGGCCTCGCCGCCCGGCTGCGCAACAGCCCGTACGCCACCCTCGCCGACGCCGTCGGTGCCGAGCACAAGAAGGTGACCGCATGA